A single genomic interval of Sphingobacteriales bacterium harbors:
- the crtI gene encoding phytoene desaturase translates to MKIAIIGSGFSGISAAAYAGKKGHEVHVFEQHNQPGGRARQFTTEAGYTFDMGPSWYWMPDIMEDFFADFDCKTADFFELVSLNPQFEMIFSDEKISVPESLEELKILFENLEKGAGLQLEKLMQSAKFKYEVGMQDFVNKPCHNWTEFISPKIAKSALKLDLLTNFRSYVAKYFKNEKLRTLMEFPVIFLGATPKNIPALYSLMNYGGYALGTHYPIGGFYQLVLAMKSVAEKQGAIFHFNSKVEKIHTDNKKATSLQINGVNHEFDAVIASSDYHHTETLLNEEHRNYTEEYWISRTFAPSSLIFYLGINQTIPNLKHHTLFFENDLDEHIDCIYGDKKWPEKPLFYVCCPSKTDDGVAPKGRENLFLLMPLAIGVDDDENVREKYLMEMLSRIEKHTGITDLASKIEYKKSYCVSDFISDYNAYGGNAYGLANTLNQTAVLKPKIKNKKLNNLFYTGQLTVPGPGVPPSIISGKIVAQEVNKLKKEVL, encoded by the coding sequence ATGAAAATTGCAATAATTGGTTCGGGGTTTTCGGGCATTTCTGCAGCCGCTTATGCAGGGAAGAAAGGTCATGAAGTGCATGTTTTCGAACAACACAATCAACCAGGCGGAAGAGCAAGGCAGTTTACAACGGAGGCTGGATATACTTTTGATATGGGACCAAGTTGGTATTGGATGCCTGATATTATGGAGGATTTTTTTGCTGATTTTGACTGCAAAACTGCTGATTTCTTTGAATTAGTTTCCTTAAATCCGCAATTTGAAATGATATTCTCCGATGAAAAAATTAGCGTACCTGAAAGTTTGGAAGAGTTGAAAATCTTGTTTGAAAATTTGGAGAAAGGTGCTGGATTACAATTGGAGAAACTTATGCAATCTGCCAAATTCAAGTATGAAGTTGGCATGCAGGATTTTGTGAATAAACCTTGCCATAATTGGACAGAATTTATCTCTCCAAAAATAGCGAAAAGTGCCTTGAAATTAGATTTGCTGACCAATTTTAGAAGCTATGTTGCCAAATACTTTAAAAATGAAAAACTAAGGACATTAATGGAGTTTCCTGTAATTTTTCTCGGAGCTACTCCTAAAAACATTCCTGCTTTGTATAGCTTAATGAATTACGGAGGTTACGCCTTAGGAACACATTATCCAATTGGAGGTTTCTATCAATTGGTTTTAGCCATGAAAAGCGTAGCGGAAAAACAAGGGGCAATTTTTCACTTCAACAGCAAAGTAGAAAAAATACATACAGATAATAAAAAAGCAACCTCTCTGCAAATCAATGGTGTAAATCATGAATTTGATGCAGTGATAGCCTCCTCGGATTATCACCATACAGAAACACTACTTAACGAAGAGCATAGAAATTACACAGAAGAATATTGGATAAGCAGAACATTTGCCCCTTCAAGTTTGATTTTCTATTTGGGCATTAATCAAACGATACCCAATTTGAAACATCACACACTTTTTTTTGAGAATGATTTGGATGAACATATTGATTGTATTTATGGGGATAAAAAATGGCCTGAAAAACCATTGTTTTATGTTTGTTGTCCTTCTAAAACAGATGATGGTGTTGCACCTAAAGGAAGAGAAAATTTATTTCTATTAATGCCATTAGCAATAGGAGTTGATGATGATGAAAATGTTAGAGAAAAGTACCTTATGGAAATGCTTTCCAGAATTGAAAAACATACAGGAATAACCGATTTAGCTTCAAAAATAGAATACAAAAAGAGTTATTGTGTAAGCGATTTTATTTCGGATTACAATGCCTACGGTGGGAATGCGTATGGATTGGCAAATACACTGAATCAAACAGCGGTTTTGAAACCAAAAATAAAAAATAAAAAATTGAACAACCTTTTTTATACCGGTCAGTTGACCGTTCCTGGACCTGGCGTTCCACCTTCTATTATTTCAGGGAAAATTGTAGCACAAGAAGTTAATAAACTTAAAAAAGAAGTATTATGA